The Nocardioides salarius genome includes a region encoding these proteins:
- a CDS encoding HAD family hydrolase, giving the protein MGAGVVWDLGNVLVDWDASRAIAAGVGEAEAARFLAADDFDFRAYNHGPDSGLDWDAAEAEVARSHPHWLAHCRAYRAHFPASLVGEVPGTADLVRALHAAGVPQWGLTNWSHELYPHAPRMFDVLALLDDVVVSGTEGLAKPDPRVYELLVPRTGRPLAGLVFVDDRPDNVEAARALGMAGLVFTGADALRADLRGLGLPV; this is encoded by the coding sequence GTGGGGGCCGGGGTCGTGTGGGACCTGGGCAACGTCCTCGTCGACTGGGACGCCTCCCGCGCGATCGCCGCAGGGGTCGGCGAGGCGGAGGCGGCGCGCTTCCTGGCCGCCGACGACTTCGACTTCCGCGCCTACAACCACGGCCCCGACTCCGGGCTCGACTGGGACGCCGCCGAGGCCGAGGTGGCGCGCAGCCACCCGCACTGGCTCGCGCACTGCCGGGCCTACCGGGCGCACTTCCCCGCCTCGCTGGTCGGCGAGGTGCCCGGCACCGCCGACCTGGTGCGCGCCCTGCACGCCGCCGGCGTGCCGCAGTGGGGGCTGACCAACTGGTCGCACGAGCTCTACCCGCACGCCCCACGGATGTTCGACGTGCTCGCGCTGCTCGACGACGTCGTCGTCTCCGGCACCGAGGGCCTGGCCAAGCCCGACCCGCGCGTCTACGAGCTGCTGGTCCCGCGCACCGGCCGCCCCCTGGCCGGCCTGGTCTTCGTCGACGACCGCCCCGACAACGTCGAGGCCGCCCGCGCCCTGGGCATGGCCGGCCTGGTCTTCACCGGCGCCGACGCCCTGCGCGCCGACCTGCGGGGCCTGGGCCTGCCCGTCTGA
- a CDS encoding S1C family serine protease, which produces MTSTPRDPRDEQPGPETGPETSPYDETRSYDLGPQPAWTPGDETAAQAPVPPAPAAPAAPAAPAAPPARGRKGFAAAVVAASLVVGGAAGVGGAAAWSALDDDPASSSSSPAVTTSQVVDTPEGDLEPGSVQDVAATVLPSVVRIDVRGGQSSGSGSGIVLSSDGQILTNEHVIAAAGDGAEISVSFDDGSRASATVLGSDPLTDTAVIEAEGVEGLTPATIGKSGDLQVGQSVVAIGSPFGLDATVTSGIVSALDRPVGVAADEQGNATVYPAIQTDAAINPGNSGGPLVDTFGNVVGINSSIRTAGSSSPFGESASGGSIGLGFAIPIDEVLPIVEQMAAGEEPTHARLGISVTDVEVGTQDGSAVVPEDPSGAAVIDGALVREVGDGSTAGQAGLEEGDVIIRVDDTMITSSDSLVATIRSYRPGDTVTVTYLRDGEERSVDLELDTDATP; this is translated from the coding sequence ATGACTTCGACGCCCCGAGACCCCCGCGACGAGCAGCCGGGCCCCGAGACGGGCCCCGAGACGAGCCCGTACGACGAGACCCGGTCCTACGACCTGGGCCCGCAGCCGGCCTGGACGCCGGGCGACGAGACCGCCGCCCAGGCGCCGGTGCCGCCGGCCCCGGCAGCCCCGGCAGCCCCGGCAGCCCCGGCGGCACCGCCCGCGCGCGGTCGCAAGGGCTTCGCGGCGGCCGTGGTGGCCGCCTCGCTGGTGGTCGGCGGCGCGGCGGGCGTCGGCGGCGCCGCGGCGTGGAGCGCCCTCGACGACGACCCCGCCTCGTCGAGCAGCAGCCCCGCGGTGACCACCTCGCAGGTCGTCGACACCCCCGAGGGCGACCTCGAGCCCGGCTCGGTGCAGGACGTGGCGGCCACGGTGCTGCCCTCGGTGGTGCGCATCGACGTGCGCGGCGGCCAGTCGAGCGGCTCGGGCTCGGGCATCGTGCTCTCCTCCGACGGCCAGATCCTCACCAACGAGCACGTGATCGCGGCGGCCGGCGACGGCGCCGAGATCAGCGTCTCCTTCGACGACGGCTCGCGGGCCAGCGCCACGGTGCTGGGCTCCGACCCGCTCACCGACACCGCGGTCATCGAGGCCGAGGGCGTCGAGGGGCTGACCCCGGCCACGATCGGCAAGTCCGGGGACCTCCAGGTCGGGCAGTCGGTCGTCGCGATCGGCTCGCCCTTCGGTCTCGACGCCACCGTCACCAGCGGCATCGTCAGCGCGCTCGACCGCCCGGTCGGCGTGGCCGCCGACGAGCAGGGCAACGCCACGGTCTACCCCGCGATCCAGACCGACGCCGCGATCAACCCCGGCAACAGCGGCGGGCCGCTGGTCGACACCTTCGGCAACGTGGTGGGCATCAACTCCTCGATCCGCACCGCCGGCTCGTCCTCGCCGTTCGGCGAGTCCGCCAGCGGCGGGTCGATCGGCCTGGGCTTCGCGATCCCGATCGACGAGGTGCTGCCGATCGTGGAGCAGATGGCCGCCGGCGAGGAGCCCACCCACGCCCGGCTCGGCATCTCGGTGACCGACGTCGAGGTCGGCACCCAGGACGGCTCCGCGGTGGTGCCGGAGGACCCCTCCGGCGCGGCGGTGATCGACGGCGCGCTGGTGCGTGAGGTCGGCGACGGCTCCACCGCCGGCCAGGCCGGCCTGGAGGAGGGCGACGTGATCATCCGCGTCGACGACACCATGATCACCAGCTCCGACTCCCTGGTCGCCACGATCCGCTCCTACCGCCCCGGCGACACCGTCACGGTGACCTACCTGCGCGACGGCGAGGAGCGGAGCGTCGACCTCGAGCTCGACACCGACGCCACGCCCTGA
- a CDS encoding citrate synthase, producing the protein MTESLTVRDNRTGQEYDVPITDGSIKAADIGKIKADEETPGLAVYDPGFVNTASCRSAVTYIDGEKGILEYRGYPIEQLAEKSNFLEVSYLLIHGDLPTKAEYEAWVHEITYHTFVHENVKTFMQGFRYDAHPMGMLMASTGALSTFYPDARNISDPENRHMQIVRMIAKMPTLGAWSFRHAQGKPYIYPDNDLSYTANFLSMLFKMSESKYEADERLVKALDILFILHADHEQNCSTNAVRSVGSSQVDPYSAVSAGIGALYGPLHGGANEAVLRMLRRIGSKENIPAFIEGVKNGNEKLMGFGHRVYKNHDPRATIIKKACDDVFEVTGVNPLLEIAKELEKIALEDEYFISRKLYPNVDFYSGLIYEAFQFPPEMFTVLFAIGRTPGWLAQWLELTQDKEQKIARPKQIYTGERRLDFTPASERWA; encoded by the coding sequence GTGACCGAATCTCTGACAGTCCGTGACAACCGCACCGGACAGGAGTACGACGTCCCGATCACCGACGGCTCCATCAAGGCCGCCGACATCGGGAAGATCAAGGCCGACGAGGAGACTCCCGGCCTGGCCGTGTACGACCCCGGCTTCGTCAACACCGCCTCCTGCCGCAGTGCCGTGACCTACATCGATGGCGAGAAGGGCATCCTCGAGTACCGCGGGTACCCGATCGAGCAGCTCGCCGAGAAGTCGAACTTCCTGGAGGTCTCCTACCTCCTGATCCACGGCGACCTGCCGACCAAGGCCGAGTACGAGGCGTGGGTGCACGAGATCACCTACCACACCTTCGTGCACGAGAACGTCAAGACGTTCATGCAGGGCTTCCGCTACGACGCGCACCCGATGGGGATGCTGATGGCGTCGACGGGGGCCCTGTCGACGTTCTACCCCGACGCGCGCAACATCTCCGACCCCGAGAACCGGCACATGCAGATCGTGCGGATGATCGCGAAGATGCCGACGCTGGGCGCCTGGTCCTTCCGCCACGCCCAGGGCAAGCCCTACATCTACCCCGACAACGACCTCTCCTACACCGCGAACTTCCTCTCGATGCTCTTCAAGATGAGCGAGTCGAAGTACGAGGCCGACGAGCGCCTGGTCAAGGCCCTCGACATCCTGTTCATCCTGCACGCCGACCACGAGCAGAACTGCTCGACCAACGCGGTGCGCTCGGTGGGCTCCTCGCAGGTCGACCCCTACTCCGCGGTCTCGGCCGGCATCGGCGCGCTCTACGGCCCGCTGCACGGCGGCGCCAACGAGGCGGTGCTGCGGATGCTGCGGCGCATCGGCTCGAAGGAGAACATCCCCGCCTTCATCGAGGGCGTCAAGAACGGCAACGAGAAGCTGATGGGCTTCGGCCACCGGGTCTACAAGAACCACGACCCGCGCGCCACGATCATCAAGAAGGCCTGCGACGACGTCTTCGAGGTCACCGGGGTCAACCCGCTCCTCGAGATCGCCAAGGAGCTGGAGAAGATCGCCCTCGAGGACGAGTACTTCATCTCCCGCAAGCTCTACCCCAACGTCGACTTCTACTCCGGCCTGATCTACGAGGCCTTCCAGTTCCCGCCCGAGATGTTCACGGTGCTCTTCGCCATCGGGCGCACCCCGGGCTGGCTCGCGCAGTGGCTCGAGCTGACCCAGGACAAGGAGCAGAAGATCGCCCGCCCCAAGCAGATCTACACCGGTGAGCGTCGTCTCGACTTCACCCCGGCCTCGGAGCGGTGGGCCTGA
- a CDS encoding GNAT family N-acetyltransferase, translated as MSTDRGGLRIEALDPFDDEAFDTWHAVYLASQRHGREPAAVTAWTREEMRAQLQRPGRRSWAGVFLGRVDGEPVATGHLLTPLLDNLDQAQVSVDVLAAHRRHGHGTRMLGHLTEQALARGRRLWIAEASWPMTAPADGAGEPGPGLLRGHGFTLGLVEVLRVLDPPPDPGHLRALAARAAPHHAAYEVRSFVGRVPDDLLAGWATVTASLSTEAPMGSLSLEAEVADPALVREEEELLARQDRTRHAAVALDPDGRVVGYTEIVTTGHEPGLAYQWGTVVDPAHRGHRLGLALKAAAHLLLHEHVGDLRMVRTWNAETNDHMVAVNDLLGYRPIERYGGFERRA; from the coding sequence ATGAGCACGGACCGCGGTGGGCTGCGCATCGAGGCCCTGGACCCGTTCGACGACGAGGCCTTCGACACCTGGCACGCGGTCTACCTGGCCTCCCAGCGCCATGGTCGCGAGCCGGCGGCGGTCACCGCCTGGACCCGCGAGGAGATGCGCGCCCAGCTGCAGCGGCCCGGGCGGCGCTCCTGGGCCGGGGTCTTCCTGGGCCGCGTCGACGGCGAGCCGGTGGCCACCGGCCACCTGCTCACCCCGCTGCTCGACAACCTCGACCAGGCCCAGGTCTCGGTCGACGTGCTGGCGGCGCACCGCCGCCACGGGCACGGCACCCGGATGCTGGGCCACCTCACCGAGCAGGCCCTGGCCCGCGGTCGCCGGCTGTGGATCGCCGAGGCCAGCTGGCCGATGACGGCGCCGGCCGACGGGGCGGGGGAGCCGGGGCCCGGGCTGCTGCGCGGCCACGGCTTCACCCTGGGCCTCGTCGAGGTGCTGCGGGTGCTCGACCCGCCGCCCGACCCCGGCCACCTGCGGGCCCTGGCGGCCCGCGCGGCGCCGCACCACGCGGCGTACGAGGTGCGGTCCTTCGTGGGCCGGGTGCCCGACGACCTGCTCGCGGGCTGGGCCACGGTCACCGCGAGCCTGAGCACCGAGGCGCCGATGGGCTCGCTGAGCCTGGAGGCGGAGGTCGCCGACCCCGCGCTGGTGCGCGAGGAGGAGGAGCTGCTGGCCCGCCAGGACCGCACCCGCCACGCCGCGGTCGCGCTCGACCCGGACGGTCGGGTGGTCGGCTACACCGAGATCGTCACCACCGGCCACGAGCCGGGCCTGGCCTACCAGTGGGGCACCGTCGTCGACCCGGCGCACCGCGGGCACCGGCTCGGGCTGGCGCTCAAGGCCGCCGCCCACCTGCTGCTGCACGAGCACGTGGGCGACCTGCGGATGGTGCGCACCTGGAACGCGGAGACCAACGACCACATGGTCGCGGTCAACGACCTGCTGGGCTACCGGCCGATCGAGCGGTACGGCGGGTTCGAGCGGCGCGCGTGA
- a CDS encoding ABC-F family ATP-binding cassette domain-containing protein: protein MGHVDVAGVRYELPDGRVLLDDVSFRVGEGAKVALVGANGAGKTTLLRIVTGELVPHAGVVTRSGGLGVMRQDVKAGLREGATVADLLLSVAPPRVREAAAQVERLELALMETDDEATQMRYAEALAEYADAGGYDVEVTWDVCATAALGLSFDRAKYRELSTLSGGEQKRLVLEFLLRGPDQVLLLDEPDNYLDVPGKIWLEGRIRESDKTVLMISHDRELLDNTATRVVTVELGSGHGVGNSVWTHPGGFASYHQARTDRFARFEELRKRWDEEHAKLKALVLRLKIKAEYNDGMSSQYRAAQTRLRKFEEVGPPTEQPREQQVAMRLKGGRTGKRAVVCEQLELTGLMKPFDLEVWYGERVAVLGSNGSGKSHFLRLLAAGGTDPDVEHRPVSEVPVKPVPHTGKAKLGARVRPGWFVQTHEHPELVGRPLLDILHRGDGHPDGRRGLGREQAARVLDRYELAHAGEQTFDSLSGGQQARFQILLLELSGATLLLLDEPTDNLDVQSAEALEEGLEAFEGTVLAVTHDRWFARGFDRFLVYGADGEVYEAPGPVWDEGRVVRAR from the coding sequence GTGGGTCATGTGGATGTCGCCGGTGTCAGGTACGAGCTCCCCGACGGTCGGGTGCTGCTCGACGACGTGTCGTTCCGGGTCGGTGAGGGCGCCAAGGTCGCGCTGGTCGGCGCCAACGGCGCGGGCAAGACGACGCTGCTGCGCATCGTCACCGGCGAGCTGGTCCCGCACGCCGGGGTGGTGACCCGCTCGGGAGGACTGGGCGTGATGCGCCAGGACGTCAAGGCCGGGCTGCGCGAGGGCGCCACCGTCGCCGACCTGCTGCTCAGCGTGGCCCCGCCGCGGGTCCGCGAGGCCGCCGCGCAGGTCGAACGGCTCGAGCTCGCGCTGATGGAGACCGACGACGAGGCCACCCAGATGCGCTACGCCGAGGCGCTGGCCGAGTACGCCGACGCCGGCGGCTACGACGTCGAGGTCACCTGGGACGTGTGCGCCACCGCGGCGCTCGGGCTGTCCTTCGACCGCGCCAAGTACCGCGAGCTGAGCACGTTGAGCGGCGGCGAGCAGAAGCGGCTGGTGCTGGAGTTCCTGCTGCGCGGCCCCGACCAGGTGCTGCTGCTCGACGAGCCCGACAACTACCTCGACGTGCCCGGCAAGATCTGGCTCGAGGGCCGCATCCGCGAGTCCGACAAGACGGTGCTGATGATCAGCCACGACCGCGAGCTGCTCGACAACACCGCGACCCGCGTGGTCACCGTCGAGCTGGGCAGCGGCCACGGCGTCGGCAACAGCGTGTGGACCCACCCCGGCGGGTTCGCCTCCTACCACCAGGCGCGCACCGACCGGTTCGCCCGCTTCGAGGAGCTGCGCAAGCGCTGGGACGAGGAGCACGCCAAGCTCAAGGCGCTGGTGCTGCGGCTGAAGATCAAGGCCGAGTACAACGACGGCATGTCCAGCCAGTACCGCGCCGCCCAGACCCGGCTGCGCAAGTTCGAGGAGGTCGGCCCGCCGACCGAGCAGCCCCGCGAGCAGCAGGTCGCGATGCGCCTCAAGGGCGGGCGCACCGGCAAGCGCGCGGTGGTCTGCGAGCAGCTCGAGCTGACCGGGCTGATGAAGCCCTTCGACCTCGAGGTCTGGTACGGCGAGCGGGTGGCCGTGCTCGGCTCGAACGGCTCCGGCAAGTCGCACTTCCTGCGGCTGCTGGCCGCCGGCGGCACCGACCCCGACGTCGAGCACCGCCCGGTCTCGGAGGTCCCCGTGAAGCCGGTGCCGCACACCGGCAAGGCCAAGCTCGGGGCCCGGGTGCGCCCCGGATGGTTCGTGCAGACCCACGAGCACCCCGAGCTGGTCGGGCGCCCCCTGCTCGACATCCTGCACCGCGGCGACGGCCACCCCGACGGACGCCGCGGCCTCGGCCGCGAGCAGGCCGCGCGGGTCCTCGACCGCTACGAGCTGGCGCACGCCGGCGAGCAGACCTTCGACTCGCTCTCGGGCGGGCAGCAGGCCCGCTTCCAGATCCTGCTGCTCGAGCTGTCGGGCGCCACGCTGCTGCTGCTCGACGAGCCCACCGACAACCTCGACGTGCAGTCGGCCGAAGCGCTCGAGGAGGGACTGGAGGCCTTCGAGGGCACCGTGCTCGCGGTCACCCACGACCGCTGGTTCGCCCGCGGCTTCGACCGGTTCCTGGTCTACGGCGCCGACGGCGAGGTCTACGAGGCGCCGGGCCCGGTGTGGGACGAGGGCCGGGTGGTCCGCGCCCGATGA
- a CDS encoding choice-of-anchor A family protein has translation MQHQQQHHQRVRRSTRTAGACLAAAAVAVAGVLVVPGLSGSAAGTGTGAAEGCETLTHPLGDATPYTEFVETHGVRGSESEGAIAYGGDLGANGMTVGTRLTSAASAPTLVVGGSHGQWFNLQRGSAWVVPRSGVNFNGGGSYLDANPLDITTAFTGLRALAARIAATPSTGTVLENTEISAQPSLVLRGTDPVLNVVRPTAAQLASGRNIGYDVPAGSTLLVVVDGAEVRVKGQVWVREGGGWQQANDSTMATRPGVLWSLAGATSVTIDVGSAWGGSILAPRAHVVVERAGHTIGQVLAARFSSGYETHQRLFSSSLCLPPLTPPTSAPPTSAPPTSTPPTSTPPTSTPPTSTPPTSAPPTSTPPTTAPPTTPPSGGTTDVTVTKSASATSVHGGERATYTLTARNLGSATATGVVVRDQLPAGVGLESASPGCSAVADVVTCQVGDLAAGAVHSVRLDVLVAPVAGAGRTPHPQAHHHLTPTKTEVHVDLEAGQTRSVTLSCPGGTVSDGAVRVDHVDQGTGTLADVHVLSAQSTGVETWKAVLRNDAAGRAQAKAFGVCLPGSTEPADRQTGHGDGHAHDLVADTALVTETRALAPGRHSTSLTCPEATMPVAPGHDLSGGAARLVASEPTATGWRLDVLVQEATTLTASVRCLRTATTAVQGHTHQLRTTHVERRVVVPAGTVVEEQVICPDDAKGVVATFDLPDDLVGLGHDPRLKTRAFRLLNPTGTPQEALLDLVCLHDRTEVETPGTDDPAELVNTATVTSTSTDVDFTNNSASATITVLPGSATLALPRAATRTGRSLELRVLSSLPGSAKVTVTARGTKGRVARGRVRLDPDRARASDVRLTKRGARLVRAGRADRLRVTVVPSRGRRARGTVVLDGS, from the coding sequence ATGCAGCACCAGCAGCAGCACCACCAGCGCGTACGCCGCAGCACCAGGACGGCCGGTGCGTGCCTGGCCGCCGCTGCCGTGGCCGTCGCGGGGGTGCTGGTCGTGCCGGGCCTGTCGGGCTCCGCGGCCGGCACCGGCACGGGCGCCGCGGAGGGCTGCGAGACCCTGACCCACCCGCTGGGCGACGCGACGCCGTACACCGAGTTCGTCGAGACGCACGGCGTGCGCGGCTCGGAGTCGGAGGGCGCGATCGCCTACGGCGGCGACCTGGGCGCCAACGGGATGACCGTCGGCACCCGGCTCACCTCGGCCGCGTCGGCGCCCACGCTGGTCGTGGGCGGCTCGCACGGGCAGTGGTTCAACCTGCAGCGCGGCAGCGCGTGGGTGGTGCCGCGCAGCGGCGTCAACTTCAACGGCGGCGGCTCCTACCTCGACGCGAACCCGCTCGACATCACCACCGCCTTCACCGGACTGCGTGCCCTGGCCGCGCGGATCGCCGCGACGCCGAGCACCGGCACGGTCCTCGAGAACACCGAGATCAGCGCCCAGCCCAGCCTCGTGCTGCGCGGCACCGACCCCGTCCTCAACGTCGTGCGCCCCACCGCGGCGCAGCTCGCCTCCGGGCGCAACATCGGGTACGACGTGCCGGCCGGCTCGACGCTGCTGGTCGTCGTCGACGGGGCCGAGGTCCGCGTGAAGGGCCAGGTCTGGGTGCGCGAGGGCGGTGGCTGGCAGCAGGCGAACGACTCGACGATGGCCACCCGTCCCGGGGTGCTCTGGAGCCTCGCCGGGGCCACGTCGGTGACCATCGACGTCGGCAGCGCCTGGGGCGGCAGCATCCTGGCCCCCAGAGCCCACGTCGTCGTCGAGCGCGCGGGCCACACCATCGGCCAGGTCCTGGCCGCCCGGTTCAGCTCGGGCTACGAGACCCACCAGCGGCTCTTCTCCTCCTCGCTGTGCCTGCCGCCGCTGACCCCGCCGACCAGCGCCCCGCCCACCAGCGCCCCGCCCACGAGCACGCCCCCGACGAGCACGCCCCCGACCAGCACCCCGCCGACGAGCACCCCGCCGACGAGCGCGCCCCCGACCAGCACCCCGCCGACCACGGCCCCGCCGACCACGCCGCCGAGCGGCGGGACCACGGACGTGACGGTGACCAAGAGCGCGTCGGCGACGTCGGTGCACGGCGGCGAGCGGGCGACGTACACGCTCACCGCCCGCAACCTCGGCAGCGCGACCGCGACCGGGGTCGTGGTCCGCGACCAGCTGCCGGCGGGGGTGGGCCTGGAGTCCGCCAGCCCCGGGTGCTCGGCGGTCGCGGACGTGGTGACCTGCCAGGTCGGCGACCTCGCGGCCGGCGCCGTGCACAGCGTGCGGCTCGACGTGCTCGTCGCCCCCGTCGCCGGGGCCGGCCGCACCCCGCACCCGCAGGCCCACCACCACCTCACGCCCACCAAGACCGAGGTGCACGTCGACCTCGAGGCCGGGCAGACCCGCTCGGTGACGCTGAGCTGCCCCGGCGGCACCGTCTCCGACGGCGCGGTCCGCGTCGACCACGTCGACCAGGGCACCGGCACGCTCGCCGACGTGCACGTGCTGTCGGCGCAGAGCACCGGGGTGGAGACCTGGAAGGCCGTGCTGCGCAACGACGCCGCCGGCCGCGCCCAGGCCAAGGCCTTCGGGGTCTGCCTGCCCGGCAGCACCGAGCCCGCCGACCGGCAGACCGGGCACGGCGACGGCCACGCCCACGACCTGGTCGCCGACACCGCGCTGGTCACCGAGACCCGGGCCCTGGCGCCGGGACGGCACAGCACCAGCCTGACCTGCCCCGAGGCGACGATGCCCGTGGCCCCCGGTCACGACCTCTCGGGCGGCGCGGCCCGGCTGGTGGCCTCCGAGCCCACCGCGACGGGCTGGCGCCTCGACGTGCTGGTGCAGGAGGCGACCACGCTGACCGCGTCGGTGCGCTGCCTGCGCACCGCCACGACCGCCGTGCAGGGCCACACCCACCAGCTGCGCACCACCCACGTCGAGCGCCGCGTCGTGGTGCCGGCCGGGACGGTGGTCGAGGAGCAGGTGATCTGCCCCGACGACGCCAAGGGGGTGGTGGCCACCTTCGACCTGCCCGACGACCTCGTGGGCCTGGGCCACGACCCGCGGCTCAAGACCCGCGCCTTCCGGCTGCTCAACCCCACCGGCACGCCGCAGGAGGCGCTGCTCGACCTGGTCTGCCTGCACGACCGCACCGAGGTCGAGACCCCCGGCACCGACGACCCGGCCGAGCTCGTCAACACCGCCACCGTCACCTCGACCTCGACCGACGTCGACTTCACCAACAACTCCGCGAGCGCCACGATCACGGTGCTGCCCGGCTCGGCCACCCTGGCGCTGCCGCGCGCCGCGACCCGCACGGGGCGCAGCCTCGAGCTGCGGGTGCTCAGCTCGCTGCCGGGCTCGGCGAAGGTCACGGTCACCGCGCGTGGCACGAAGGGCCGGGTGGCGCGGGGCCGCGTCCGCCTCGACCCCGACCGGGCCCGCGCGAGCGACGTACGGCTGACGAAGCGGGGGGCGCGGCTGGTGCGCGCGGGCCGGGCCGACCGGCTGCGGGTCACGGTGGTGCCCTCCCGGGGCCGCCGGGCGCGCGGCACGGTGGTGCTGGACGGCTCCTGA
- a CDS encoding long-chain-fatty-acid--CoA ligase, whose product MTATPTDTTPTTPGPAPGPTPRFVDDRLAHWAATKPDEEAMTYLGRSWTWAQWDERVRRCTGMLAELGVGRGDVVAFLDKNHPACVELSLAAGALGAANAIINFRLAGEEIDYAVNDSGATVLLVGSELKGQVEQIRDRLTHVEHVIEVTPEGGGESGPDDYETRLAAATPTGRSSDVEPDDTCLVMYSSGTTGHPKGVMLTHANMIAHTINSHDGWGFEPGDKSMVAMPLFHVGGSSYVLFGLHDGIPSIMTRDPDGASLAGAILAGANRTFLVPAVLAQVLQSGPDAIKLFGALKTYTYGAAPMPPPLLRAAMEAWPDTDFMQVYGLTEVSGVATHLMPEEHRTAIADGHPERLVSAGRAVPEVEVRIVDPATLEDLPTGEHGEIWLRTPQLFKGYLNRPEATAEVITDDGWFRTGDMGKVDAEGYVFVEDRLKDMIISGGENIYSPEVERVLAEHPAVMEVAVIGIPDDTWGESVKAVVALKEGASATEQEIIDYCRDHLAHFKCPKSVDVLEMLPRNPTGKILKRELRAPYWADRDRGV is encoded by the coding sequence ATGACTGCCACCCCGACCGACACCACCCCCACGACGCCGGGCCCCGCGCCCGGCCCGACGCCGCGCTTCGTCGACGACCGCCTGGCCCACTGGGCGGCCACCAAGCCCGACGAGGAGGCGATGACCTACCTGGGCCGGTCGTGGACCTGGGCCCAGTGGGACGAGCGGGTACGCCGCTGCACCGGCATGCTGGCCGAGCTCGGGGTCGGCCGGGGCGACGTGGTGGCCTTCCTCGACAAGAACCACCCGGCCTGCGTCGAGCTGAGCCTGGCCGCGGGGGCGCTGGGAGCCGCCAACGCGATCATCAACTTCCGCCTCGCCGGCGAGGAGATCGACTACGCCGTCAACGACTCCGGGGCCACGGTGCTGCTGGTCGGCTCCGAGCTCAAGGGCCAGGTCGAGCAGATCCGCGACCGGCTCACCCACGTCGAACACGTCATCGAGGTCACCCCCGAGGGCGGCGGCGAGAGCGGCCCCGACGACTACGAGACCCGGTTGGCCGCGGCCACCCCGACCGGTCGCTCCAGCGACGTCGAGCCCGACGACACCTGCCTGGTCATGTACTCCTCAGGCACCACCGGGCACCCCAAGGGCGTGATGCTGACCCACGCCAACATGATCGCCCACACCATCAACTCCCACGACGGCTGGGGCTTCGAGCCCGGCGACAAGTCGATGGTCGCGATGCCGCTCTTCCACGTCGGCGGGTCGTCGTACGTGCTCTTCGGCCTGCACGACGGCATCCCCAGCATCATGACCCGCGACCCCGACGGCGCCTCGCTGGCCGGGGCGATCCTCGCCGGCGCCAACCGCACCTTCCTGGTGCCGGCGGTGCTGGCGCAGGTGCTGCAGTCGGGCCCCGACGCGATCAAGCTCTTCGGGGCGCTGAAGACCTACACCTACGGCGCCGCGCCGATGCCGCCGCCGCTGCTGCGCGCGGCGATGGAGGCCTGGCCCGACACCGACTTCATGCAGGTCTACGGCCTGACCGAGGTCTCGGGCGTGGCCACCCACCTGATGCCCGAGGAGCACCGCACCGCGATCGCCGACGGCCACCCCGAGCGGCTGGTCTCGGCCGGGCGCGCGGTGCCCGAGGTCGAGGTGCGCATCGTCGACCCGGCCACCCTCGAGGACCTGCCCACCGGTGAGCACGGCGAGATCTGGCTGCGCACCCCCCAGCTCTTCAAGGGCTACCTCAACCGCCCCGAGGCCACCGCCGAGGTGATCACCGACGACGGCTGGTTCCGCACCGGCGACATGGGCAAGGTCGACGCCGAGGGCTACGTCTTCGTCGAGGACCGGCTCAAGGACATGATCATCAGCGGCGGCGAGAACATCTACAGCCCCGAGGTCGAGCGGGTCCTGGCCGAGCACCCGGCGGTGATGGAGGTCGCGGTCATCGGCATCCCCGACGACACCTGGGGCGAGTCGGTCAAGGCCGTCGTCGCGCTCAAGGAGGGCGCCTCGGCCACCGAGCAGGAGATCATCGACTACTGCCGCGACCACCTGGCGCACTTCAAGTGCCCCAAGAGCGTCGACGTGCTCGAGATGCTGCCGCGCAACCCCACCGGCAAGATCCTCAAGCGCGAGCTGCGGGCGCCCTACTGGGCCGACCGCGACCGCGGGGTCTGA